TAGATTTCAATTTTTATCCAAAGGTCgagaggattctcaatagtgagatattgatcattgagactttcagtaaggtgatggcgtatgattaagaaaatcgcattgtatctatctcaaaagtgagaaatttagatTCAATCACCAAGATTTAtatttcaagatgattttcaacatctgaatatttaacattgctttcaagcatcaagaattTATATAAGCAATAGAAaccttaatttatatgatttaataatgatttaataaggcttccccaaatcatataatatatttgctttaagcatttctagtatgacaatgatcaattgatcactgcatctagtgattcttttaattataattcatatttggattgattatatatatgtatataatttcatatagggtttccaagccctttagaattttttttcttttttaataaggatcaatcattattttaaatgagatcaagcaatatggatgaaaatcaatcacaatggtcgaatgataaatgcatggctcaagaactaatcggatgtatgttctgtcctaagcattggaccaaaataatataaatgtgattcttaatgcatgaggatatttggttttcaaaaatcataaaataataaccgattccttcccccctttaccgggtaaaccaagacaagaaaatttataattttcaggaaatgtctaaaccaaattcaatcAGATTTTTAGATCAATTGGTTTCAAGgaaggtttatattttaataaaagcaaGGATGCTTAATTCTTAATAAACTATATGACAAGAAGATGCATGGAAATGATCAGTTCATGATATGTgaatgatctaacaatttacttatccatgtttgatcggtttgaacatgtttatgatttcaatcaaagcaaacatgctaagtttaaatgaaaaccgatttggtctaattatatgcaagcaatgtgaatcatttagatgcaagcaatatgaaccaatttaatttatatgaacaattatcaggattgtcaatgatatgcaaacataaaatcagtcttagcaatatgacaattatgcatggtcagatttttaaacaatatgacaattgcattcaaagttggttcaattatttagctatcaacctatatgatcaaatgatttcatgcatatttattctatcttattaaaatcaagactatatgttataaaaattttataaacattttcagtcaaagatatgcatttaataaaatcaaatatgcatttataaaatccgagtttgcatttataaaaatcataaaacttttAACAGTTACAAAGCAAACATCAATATTCAAAGATATGCAATGATGGGatttaatttcgattttatcTTTGGTTGACTGGATTCATGGTTTTGATCTTTGGATTTTCGATTTTGCTGGTTGAAAAACCAAGCAAGAGGTTTAAGGGTTTTGATGGTATTGATAAACGACTTATACAACCTGCTGGAACAGCTGGTGATGCGAATGAACAAAAGTTTAATTATTGGTTTCAATCCTTTAGACAAATCCGGATTTAAGGCCGGATCATATAGGAGAAAGGTAGAGCCGATTTATGGCTTACAAACCAAGAAGGGGATTTaggatttaacattttattttataagaattttataatcaagattcatatagatctttaaatattttaatctgaTTTGAGATATTTAGAACCTTTAGAGAATTacaacttttatatattaaaaataaatcagaatcaagtttcttatggatcaatggatcatagaaacaagattaatattatggattcatatagatccttagatttcttttcagatataatggtgttcttagattttaaagttttgatcttGTTTACCTTTTCACCAAATgaatctgaatggaccaccatgaGAGAGAGCTAATCCACAGATGAGCTGGTTGAGAGAGAGGTGGTGGAGCTGGCCGGAAAACTATGAGTCGGCGACGCGGATAGTTTATGCGATTGACGACGCGTCAGAGATCGGATCGACAAGCCGTCTTCGGCAACGGATTCTTCTCGTCTTGGGCTTCAGATTGATATGTGGATCGTCGTCTGGCTCCAcagggtttgagagatacggcgGTTTAAAGTTGCGTCTGGATTTAGGATTTTGTGGCCGGAAAAGATGGCCGGAAAAGAGAGCTCAGGTGTGGAGAGACTTCTCAGGTGGAGAGCACTAttgtgctgataacgtgttataaactaaagagaatgtggagagtgatttgtgagaaagttgtgtgtatttctcattagcaaacaccacaatatatagtggtttgatacaagggtttacaaatgctttacaaggaataaaatctacacattgattacattgactacattgatgtcatagagaagacttggtcatggtgatatctccaaggttgactgagtcttctgatctcggtccggtttgtagatgaaccgatgtagaccggatgtaaatctccttgcacttcctcttgtatatgttggacttgtatagtacttggttaagtacttggttatggtccatccacacaatggatTTTATAACAAGAAATGTGTACATaactaaagaagaagaatcatgTGTGTGCGTATAGTATGTATCAAGTATTGCAGCAAGTTcaatataagaatatttttttggttgtcTAGCTAGCCATATATCTAACTTTGAAaagctattttttttaatatataaaatttacccGAAGAATTGGGAATCAGATACGGTTACAAGTTTGCTTTGAACAAAATGTCGAGTTCTAACTATTACAAACCTATCTTCGCCCACCCACTAAACCCGGCACATTCTGCTAGGTTGTTTTTCGAAGTCCTTCGATATCAGTAGCCGTTCTCAACCATCAACGTGATTCTCAGGAAAGTGAGGTTCTCCTCGTTGCCGAGGATGCCAGGAATTCCTTTGATGCTTCCGAAATAGCTGGTTCCCGATGATCTCCGCAAAACTCATAACTTTCTCTGTCAATGAAGCTCAAGACGACCGAAGAGgagagttcaggtacttacCTTTGAAAAGCTATATGATTTACCATAATTTACCATAATCCAATTCAAATTAAACATGATATGAAAAGTTCATATAAAGGAGGAGGCTTTAGATGTTGGGAAATACTCAGTTAAGTTGATGCAGCTTTCAAGCCTATAAAATATAAGAGTAAGCATTGGTGTGATCGTGCagtttattcaaaaaaaaaatggttgtaGAAAAAACTATTTGTTTACCGTCTAGCTACCCCTTTTTTATCAACCGTCTAGCTAGCCATATTTATACTTATTTGGGACTTCCTCTACGAGGAAATGGTCATGTATGCAATTATATTTACCATTTTATAGTTGTATACATGTCAATTCCCTCATGGTCTCACATCCAAATTAATTTAAAGCAAACTTGAAATGTTGGAAGGTGCTTTCACGCTAATAAACTGCATATAAAGCATTTGGAGTGATAATAGTACAATTTCTTGACATTCTGAATAGGGACTGTCTGTAACAAATATGCAAAAGATTGAATCCAGAAGGAGGATGTAAATagaaagaaaacatttaatacaCTTATTGCTTTAGTACTATTCGGTATGGATCACTCTTCCCCCACTACTCCCACACAATAATTGCTTCGAACATATACAGCAAAACTATATGAGTCAAGGACATATATATTGACGCTACTATTTGAACAtttcaatttgataaaaaaaatcttacaagTTATTCATAAAGGAATTTGCTTTATGATAGGGATTTGCTTCTAACAGCTTTAGAGCCCCTGCAATTGAGGTTTATCACGAGTCCTTAGCACTTAGTCCTAGgttaatatgaatataataatattataaaacctAAGTTAGCTAAGGATTGATCCTTAATTAAGGAttataagagcatcattatccgTTGTCCTTAGTTTAGAGTCCTTAgcattctttattattatttttagactaaGAAACAATGTTAAGAAACAATAGGAAATGTGTACATTATTGGTAGATACTTCTTATGTTGTCTCTTAGACAACCTCCACACTCTCTCTTCCTCTGCTCCATCAGAACCTCCTCTTCCCTCACAATCAAACTATAAACCACACTCATCCTCGAGCTCGAGTTGCAAACTTCCTTATGAGCTCTCTTACTCTTTACctcttcctttgtttttttttgtgtgtacaAGACACAACAAGTGAAAGAACgcagaagaaaagaaaccaaCATGTCATTAGCAAATagcaataaaattttaaacattcgACCATCTTTCAGCTTTCGACATTGTCTGCAACTAAGcaaactattatttttcaaaacagAATATAAAACATCAGCAACAACCTTTATTCTGCAAGTAACACAGAGTAAGTAGCACACGCAGTGTGAGACTTGGGCTGAGCGCATCAGGGAGATCGACGGTAATAGTACCTGCAAGAAAGCAGAAGAAACCAAGTGAGATAAACTTTGTTGATCATTTAGCCTCCACTCTGTAATCTCAGAGATCAAGAAACAAATAACTTACACAAAAAATAGCATGGCAACATTCAGTGGGTGAATacacaaagacaaaaaaaatatagatagaGGATGTACTCTCTCCAGACCAAGCAGGAACAGCTTGTGCTCTTCCTCAGTCCATGGAACTGTTACAAAAGAACATacaaactctgttttttttttcgaggCCAATGCTCAAACATATCTAATGATTAGAAACAGATTTGGACAGTACCTCGTTTCCTCTCACGATTAGCAGAAACCAGAACAGCGTCATCAGCCGAGGCGTAACAGGAGGATGTTTTGTTCTTGGCTTGTCCATCTCCATCCTCTCCAACGATCTTTAAGGTCTCCTCAGTACTCTCATACTCAGACAAGTTGTTCAAACTCACGCTCTTTCTCATAGGATCAAGCACGACCCTAACACCGAACAGGCATTGTCATGGACGTAACCGGGGTGAACGTAACCGGGGATACACAAGAGGAACCAGACAGTGAGGAGCATAGACGTAGGCATTGTCATGAACtactccctctctctcttttttacaCTGAAAAACTTAAGTTTTGGGTATGTATGTATAGTCCTAGTACtcaaatcaaaaacactaaagcTTTTAGCTTTTCATCAGAAAGGCTAAACTGATAACGAGGATATATGTCTATGGCAATATTCTGATTGTGACATCAACTAGATCCATTCGATACAATTTCACCGGAAGGATTATACATCACGATTGATCTAATAGAAAATTCGAAGAAAACTTACCTCACAGAAAGTAATTGACAAGATAAGGGaatctgagtgagagagagagagagatcgcaGGATGGAGGAGGACGACGAAGAACGAAGACACCTCTTCTCTGTTCTCTCAAACGCCTACACGTGTCTAACAAGAGACGCCTGTTTTTGTCCCTAATTAAGACACGTCCTTctctaattatgtattttttatttatttttaaaccaaaattatCTTAAGATACGGCTTAAGGAACGCCGATAATCATGGTCTAAGGATTTGGTCCTTATCGACGTGGTATCGTCTGATTGGACTGGTGGAGTGATGTATTtcgttttggaaaaaaaaaacttttcattCTCAACTGAacacgagaaaaaaaaattctctcgACGAAACGGCGTATACATGAACAAttgaaaaatgatttaattgtaaatatttaaaacaaatttggTGATAAAGACTAATAATTATTGTATCTTTATATTTAATCatgcaataaataaaattttaatttcacatattttaaaatttaatattttttaattcctAAGAACTCCAAATTAGAGAACACCGTTGAACATACAATTTTTATTAGAGTcattaactattcaaaaaaaaatatatataatagttcAATAATACTAAACTCCAATGGTGGTAACACCattagagatgctcttagaTCCAAGATTTCTTATATCTCGCCATTTCagtgaaatgaattcacatacttgacaaaaaaaaaatcattcacaAAGCAAAAGCATAGACCAGTGGTCCAGTACATCGTGTTTTTTTTGGAACTTCCCAGTACATCGGTTAGTACATCGGTTAAGCATCCAAATCTTGAAGCAccatgtatatattcatatttaaaagtGCGAGTGAGACCTATAATTAGTTATTTCTATCTTGTCTTttgttacaaaagaaaatagacttattattccaaaaaaaaaacacttttaaaGTTTTCATTCGTTTGTATTGGTCCCAGTATATCAAATACATGGCGTACTGATTGTTGTTTAGACATCCCACTGAAATATAAGGTTGCTTTTAGAACTGGATAAAATATAGGGAAAATTGGCTAATAAGGCCATATCCAGATTATACTTGTCCTTCTATACTTTTGATTTTATGTCCTGTTATATCTTTGACTATTTTTAATACGAAATTAACCTTATGATCCTCTAATTTAGTTCATAAATTACGGTTGATATAAGACATTTCATGTggtttatatctttttatttattaaaataatagtttatgtaatttgtacaatattttaaatatatgtatgatacaaaatcatttatatatttaatgataattaaaaagtaaaatatattcatccaatataatttatttcttaatttcatttatgtaatttatataatattttaaaaatatttataatataaaatcaatgatgtatttattaaaaagtgaaaatataaaatttatatttcattaaaatataatataatttcatattttaatatataaacaaaatcataatacatatattttaatgtaaaacatataaaactaaaataaaactaatgaaattaagaaaagtgaaatataaaactagaaaacttatttatattgtatataacattaaacttttgaaatacatataaaaatttatttacataaaaataaaaaacataaaaaacacTTTAACTGTAACTTATTAATTGTATAtcagtcaaatataaatattaattacattATACATAACattgaaattttaacaaaataacaaCTATGtagtttaataataatatactaaaataaaaaaaactgctcagataagtttaaaaaaatcagttacgATTGTTTCCTAGATTTtctcaaatttaaaaaataaaataaccgaaaaatTAGAATACATATTCTAAAACAGATAGAACATAGAAAGAATGTTATAATATAAGATTTTAGAACATATAGGAACTGGATGTTCTATCTACGATATATGATAGAGTTAAAGATAGAATAGAGATAAAcgttttctaaaattttctataatgAAATAGAAAACCTAGTATTGTATGATAGAAATAACAATGCTTGTTAGTAAGAAATGATCCATATGTATTCTATATATAGATAGATCATAGATAAAAACTTACAATAAtgctaaattttataaaacgcTGAAGATAAGTTAGAATGTGTATTGTATATCCTTGTAAAAAGAgttataatatacattttaacaAATCTAGATCAacacattaaaattatttttgaattttaatttttttatatcacacacatataaaatattttcatgattgtattgatttttttcatattttctgaaCTTTGTAtaacttttaataattttttcattattatgaGGTGTTTATGTCTAAAATTGACCAAATATTGCAAAGATACAGTATAAGGGGACAAAGACATTTTCATTATGGTCTATTTTCCCAATTTCCCCTAAAATATATGAACCCAAGAAACCGATCTAAACCGATCCAAAATAGTATTGAACTCAAACTAAAACTGGTATCTAAACAGATTCTAAAATTTAAGATCCAAAGAATTGGAACATAATCCGACCGAACTAAAATATTATGAATatcaaaaaatatctaaaacataattatatatttgaaatattaattaatttaga
This genomic stretch from Raphanus sativus cultivar WK10039 chromosome 3, ASM80110v3, whole genome shotgun sequence harbors:
- the LOC130509666 gene encoding uncharacterized protein LOC130509666, which produces MRKSVSLNNLSEYESTEETLKIVGEDGDGQAKNKTSSCYASADDAVLVSANRERKRVPWTEEEHKLFLLGLERVLLPSISLMRSAQVSHCVCYLLCVTCRIKEEVKSKRAHKEVCNSSSRMSVVYSLIVREEEVLMEQRKRECGGCLRDNIRSIYQ